Proteins encoded in a region of the Frondihabitans sp. 762G35 genome:
- a CDS encoding PH domain-containing protein, with translation MPDSLASTHRVSFVSRFNRILAVLIWALVVFMVVATIVGAPGSLLSALLAGATIALLDWIALWRPRVDVVDEGVVLQNLVRRITVPWEALIHVDTKYALTLHTPGRKYAAWAAPAPGRTGAAVAKRQARTDVAPRSAVGGTAAPGDLLTTESGAAAELVRERWEHLRESGGLELGRADEVRARVEWLWQPAALLVVLAAATVVALNVG, from the coding sequence ATGCCTGACTCCCTCGCGTCCACCCACCGCGTCTCGTTCGTGTCGAGGTTCAATCGCATCCTGGCGGTGCTGATTTGGGCCCTCGTGGTCTTCATGGTCGTGGCGACGATCGTGGGCGCACCCGGATCGCTCCTGTCGGCGCTGCTGGCCGGAGCGACGATCGCGCTTCTCGACTGGATCGCCCTCTGGCGACCGCGGGTCGACGTCGTCGACGAGGGTGTCGTGCTCCAGAACCTCGTGCGCCGCATCACGGTTCCGTGGGAAGCGCTGATCCACGTCGACACCAAATACGCCCTGACGCTGCACACGCCGGGCCGCAAGTACGCCGCCTGGGCCGCGCCGGCACCGGGTCGCACTGGAGCCGCCGTCGCGAAGCGTCAGGCGCGGACCGACGTCGCGCCGCGGTCCGCGGTCGGCGGCACGGCCGCCCCCGGCGATCTCCTCACGACGGAGTCGGGCGCGGCGGCCGAACTCGTGCGCGAGCGCTGGGAGCATCTCCGCGAGTCGGGCGGCCTCGAACTCGGCCGCGCCGACGAGGTCCGCGCGCGCGTCGAGTGGCTGTGGCAGCCGGCCGCCCTGCTCGTCGTGCTGGCCGCGGCCACCGTCGTGGCTCTGAACGTCGGCTGA
- a CDS encoding ABC transporter permease, with protein sequence MSTIQGNPLEPQIPDGVQAAGDLDEHRGESQGQIVLKRFLANRLAVVAIIVYVIVIVFSISAIGLGPIPGWWKYNYTSLNPLLKGGAPTLSLVPKFLGGQGFQLGEHPFGQNSIGKDYFALTMRGIQNSVLVMIVIGLVATILGIVVGALAGYYRGWIDAVLMRITDVFIVIPALVVGAIVGRSTSSVGFGAFGLAVLLGLVSWMVIARLVRAEFLSLREREFVEAARVAGASDSRIIFRHILPNAIGVIIVSSTLLIASAILLETAISYLGYGIKSPDSSLGLLISANQSAFQTRPWLFWWPATFIVLLALCVNFVGDGLRDAFDPRQKRFSLKKTVEPEPEPAPVNPTGTRTA encoded by the coding sequence ATGAGCACCATCCAGGGCAACCCGCTCGAACCCCAGATCCCCGACGGCGTCCAGGCGGCCGGCGACCTCGACGAGCACCGCGGCGAGAGCCAGGGGCAGATCGTCCTCAAGCGCTTCCTCGCCAACCGCCTCGCCGTGGTCGCGATCATCGTCTACGTCATCGTGATCGTCTTCTCGATCAGCGCGATCGGCCTCGGCCCCATTCCGGGCTGGTGGAAGTACAACTACACGAGCCTCAACCCCCTCCTCAAGGGCGGAGCGCCGACGCTCTCCCTCGTGCCGAAGTTCCTCGGCGGGCAGGGCTTCCAGCTCGGCGAGCACCCGTTCGGCCAGAACAGCATCGGCAAGGACTACTTCGCCCTGACCATGCGTGGGATCCAGAACTCCGTGCTCGTCATGATCGTCATCGGTCTCGTCGCGACGATCCTCGGCATCGTCGTCGGCGCCCTCGCCGGCTACTACCGCGGCTGGATCGACGCCGTCCTGATGCGCATCACCGACGTCTTCATCGTCATCCCGGCCCTCGTCGTCGGCGCGATCGTCGGTCGCTCCACGAGCTCGGTCGGCTTCGGCGCGTTCGGCCTGGCCGTCCTGCTGGGCCTGGTGTCGTGGATGGTCATCGCCCGACTGGTGCGCGCCGAGTTCCTGTCGCTGCGCGAGCGGGAGTTCGTCGAGGCGGCCCGGGTCGCCGGCGCCTCCGACTCGCGGATCATCTTCCGCCACATCCTGCCCAACGCCATCGGCGTGATCATCGTGAGCTCGACGCTCCTGATCGCCTCGGCCATCCTGCTCGAGACGGCGATCAGCTACCTCGGCTACGGCATCAAGTCGCCCGACTCGTCGCTCGGTCTGCTCATCAGTGCGAACCAGTCGGCGTTCCAGACGCGGCCGTGGCTGTTCTGGTGGCCCGCCACGTTCATCGTCCTGCTGGCGCTCTGCGTCAACTTCGTCGGCGACGGCCTCCGCGACGCGTTCGACCCGCGTCAGAAGCGCTTCAGCCTGAAGAAGACGGTCGAGCCGGAGCCGGAGCCGGCGCCCGTGAACCCGACCGGCACGAGGACCGCGTGA
- the typA gene encoding translational GTPase TypA, translating into MATAIRSDLRNVAIVAHVDHGKTTLVDAMLKQTNSFDAHFDTEDRMMDGNELEREKGITILAKNTSVLYNGSHATDGPITINVIDTPGHADFGGEVERGLSMVDGVVLLVDASEGPLPQTRFVLRKALAAKLPVILLVNKTDRPDARIDEVVAESQDLLLGLASDLADEVEDLDLDAILDVPIVYASGRAGAASTNKPENGSLPDNDDLEPLFDAILKHVPAPTYDDEHPLQAHVTNLDASPFLGRLALLRVFHGTLKKGQTVAWVKHDGTVQNARITELLITKALSRYPAESAGPGDIVAVAGFDTITIGETLSDPDDVRPLPTITVDDPAISMTIGTNTSPIIGKVKGHKLTARMVKDRLDRELVGNVSLKVVDIGRPDAWEVQGRGELALAILVEQMRREGFELTVGKPQVVTRRVDGKLQEPFEHMTIDVPDEYLGAVTQLMAARKGRMENMANHGSGWVRMEFIVPSRGLIGFRTQFLTDTRGTGIANGISHGYDAWAGEISTRTNGSIIADRSGVVTPFAIINLQERMTFFVQPTEEVYEGMVVGENSRADDMDVNITKEKKLTNMRQSTADNFESMTPSKVLSLEEALEFAGDDECVEVTPDAIRIRKVELDASARQRSTARLKKQNA; encoded by the coding sequence ATGGCGACTGCCATCCGCAGTGACCTGCGCAACGTGGCAATCGTTGCCCACGTCGACCACGGCAAGACCACGCTCGTCGACGCGATGCTGAAGCAGACGAACTCCTTCGACGCGCACTTCGACACCGAAGACCGCATGATGGACGGCAACGAGCTCGAGCGCGAGAAGGGCATCACGATCCTCGCGAAGAACACCTCGGTGCTCTACAACGGGTCGCACGCCACCGACGGTCCCATCACGATCAACGTGATCGACACCCCGGGCCACGCCGACTTCGGTGGTGAGGTCGAGCGCGGCCTCTCCATGGTCGACGGCGTCGTCCTCCTCGTCGACGCGTCCGAGGGCCCGCTGCCCCAGACGCGCTTCGTCCTTCGCAAGGCTCTCGCGGCGAAGCTCCCCGTCATCCTGCTGGTCAACAAGACCGACCGCCCCGACGCGCGCATCGACGAGGTCGTCGCCGAGTCGCAGGATCTCCTGCTCGGCCTCGCCTCCGACCTCGCCGACGAGGTGGAGGATCTCGACCTCGACGCCATCCTCGACGTCCCCATCGTCTACGCCTCCGGCCGCGCCGGCGCCGCGTCGACCAACAAGCCCGAGAACGGCTCGCTGCCCGACAACGACGACCTCGAGCCGCTCTTCGACGCGATCCTCAAGCACGTCCCGGCTCCGACCTACGACGACGAGCACCCGCTCCAGGCGCACGTGACCAACCTCGACGCGTCCCCGTTCCTCGGCCGTCTCGCCCTGCTGCGCGTCTTCCACGGCACGCTGAAGAAGGGCCAGACCGTCGCCTGGGTCAAGCACGACGGCACGGTCCAGAACGCCCGCATCACGGAGCTCCTCATCACCAAGGCGCTCAGCCGCTACCCCGCCGAGAGCGCGGGCCCCGGCGACATCGTCGCCGTCGCCGGCTTCGACACCATCACGATCGGCGAGACCCTCTCCGACCCCGACGACGTGCGGCCGCTGCCGACCATCACGGTCGACGACCCCGCCATCTCGATGACGATCGGCACGAACACCTCGCCCATCATCGGGAAGGTCAAGGGCCACAAGCTCACCGCCCGCATGGTGAAGGACCGTCTCGACCGCGAGCTCGTCGGTAACGTCTCGCTCAAGGTCGTCGACATCGGACGCCCCGACGCCTGGGAGGTCCAGGGTCGCGGCGAGCTCGCCCTCGCCATCCTGGTCGAGCAGATGCGCCGCGAGGGCTTCGAGCTCACGGTCGGCAAGCCGCAGGTCGTCACGCGTCGCGTCGACGGCAAACTGCAGGAGCCGTTCGAGCACATGACCATCGATGTGCCCGACGAGTACCTCGGTGCCGTCACGCAGCTCATGGCCGCGCGCAAGGGCCGCATGGAGAACATGGCGAACCACGGCTCCGGCTGGGTCCGCATGGAGTTCATCGTCCCGTCGCGCGGGCTCATCGGCTTCCGCACGCAGTTCCTCACCGACACGCGCGGCACCGGCATCGCCAACGGCATCTCGCACGGCTACGACGCGTGGGCCGGTGAGATCTCGACGCGGACCAACGGCTCGATCATCGCCGACCGCTCGGGTGTCGTCACGCCGTTCGCCATCATCAACCTCCAGGAGCGCATGACCTTCTTCGTGCAGCCGACCGAAGAGGTCTACGAGGGCATGGTCGTGGGCGAGAACTCGCGCGCCGACGACATGGACGTCAACATCACCAAGGAGAAGAAGCTGACGAACATGCGTCAGTCGACCGCCGACAACTTCGAGTCGATGACGCCCTCCAAGGTGCTCTCGCTCGAGGAGGCGCTCGAGTTCGCCGGTGACGACGAGTGCGTCGAGGTCACCCCCGACGCCATCCGCATCCGCAAGGTCGAGCTCGACGCCAGCGCCCGCCAGCGCTCGACGGCCCGCCTCAAGAAGCAGAACGCGTAG
- a CDS encoding ABC transporter ATP-binding protein: MAQVTTPSDAPVLEVTDLDVDFAVDNVWVPAVKKLNYRIKRGEVMALVGESGSGKSVSSMSVLDLLPRNSRVNGSIKLNGREIRNLPAAQMRQIRGGDVAVIFQEPMTALNPVFTVGFQIVETLRMHFGISPHEARDRAIELLRLVELPDPEKAFNSYPHQLSGGQRQRAMIAQSISCDPGLLIADEPTTALDVTVQAEILDLIRSLRDRLGSAVLLITHDMGVVADLADHIAVMRQGEVVEAGPTLQIFRDPQHEYTKALLAAVPHLGQGGDSDSVVDITETLAETVEQQDGTHTVSEREEYEKRAAEPTGKPVLEFDDVVIEYPGRGRVKAFRAIDHVSLTVHKGEVVGLVGESGSGKTTLGRAGIGLLPITEGRLDVVGTDLSKSTRSLVRQVHKNAGIVFQDPSSSLNPRMTIGESIAEPLLLAKKSKGQGLVREVETLLDSVKLPRSYRTRYPHELSGGQKQRVGIARALALRPELLIADEPTSALDVSVQATVLELLRELQREFQFACLFITHDLAVIDILADRIAVMHKGRLAEVGTRDEILRRPQDPYTQRLIAAVPLPDPEVQRERRELRAQILAAGADE, encoded by the coding sequence ATGGCCCAGGTCACGACCCCCTCCGACGCTCCCGTTCTCGAGGTCACCGACCTCGACGTCGACTTCGCCGTCGACAACGTGTGGGTTCCCGCCGTGAAGAAGCTCAACTACCGCATCAAGCGGGGCGAGGTCATGGCGCTCGTCGGCGAGTCCGGCTCCGGCAAGAGCGTCAGCTCCATGTCGGTGCTCGACCTCCTGCCGCGGAACAGCCGCGTCAACGGCAGCATCAAGCTCAACGGGCGCGAGATCCGCAACCTCCCCGCCGCCCAGATGCGTCAGATCCGCGGTGGCGACGTCGCGGTGATCTTCCAGGAGCCGATGACGGCTCTCAACCCGGTCTTCACCGTGGGCTTCCAGATCGTCGAGACCCTGCGGATGCACTTCGGCATCTCGCCGCACGAGGCTCGCGACCGCGCCATCGAGCTCCTCCGCCTCGTCGAGCTGCCCGACCCCGAGAAGGCGTTCAACTCCTACCCGCACCAGCTCTCCGGCGGCCAGCGCCAGCGCGCGATGATCGCGCAGTCGATCTCCTGCGACCCGGGCCTCCTGATCGCCGACGAGCCGACCACGGCCCTCGACGTGACGGTCCAGGCGGAGATCCTCGATCTCATCCGGAGCCTCCGCGACCGTCTCGGCAGCGCCGTGCTCCTCATCACCCACGACATGGGCGTCGTCGCCGACCTGGCCGATCACATCGCCGTCATGCGACAGGGCGAGGTCGTCGAGGCCGGTCCGACCCTCCAGATCTTCCGCGACCCGCAGCACGAGTACACCAAGGCGCTTCTCGCCGCGGTGCCGCACCTCGGCCAGGGCGGCGACAGCGACTCCGTCGTCGACATCACGGAGACGCTTGCCGAGACGGTCGAGCAGCAGGACGGCACGCACACCGTGTCCGAGCGCGAGGAGTACGAGAAGCGCGCCGCCGAGCCGACCGGGAAGCCCGTCCTCGAGTTCGACGACGTCGTGATCGAGTACCCGGGCCGCGGTCGCGTCAAGGCGTTCCGCGCGATCGACCACGTGTCGCTGACCGTGCACAAGGGCGAGGTGGTCGGCCTCGTCGGCGAGTCCGGCTCGGGCAAGACGACGCTCGGCCGCGCCGGCATCGGCCTCCTCCCGATCACCGAGGGTCGCCTCGACGTCGTCGGCACCGACCTGTCGAAGTCGACCCGATCGCTCGTCCGCCAGGTGCACAAGAACGCCGGAATCGTCTTCCAGGATCCCTCCTCGTCGCTCAACCCGCGCATGACGATCGGCGAGAGCATCGCCGAGCCGCTCCTGCTCGCGAAGAAGTCCAAGGGCCAGGGGCTCGTCCGCGAGGTCGAGACGCTCCTCGACAGCGTCAAGCTCCCGCGCTCCTACCGCACCCGCTACCCGCACGAGCTCTCGGGCGGCCAGAAGCAGCGCGTCGGCATCGCCCGCGCGCTCGCGCTCCGGCCGGAGCTGCTCATCGCCGACGAGCCGACGTCGGCCCTCGACGTGTCCGTCCAGGCGACCGTGCTCGAGCTCCTCCGCGAGCTGCAGCGCGAGTTCCAGTTCGCGTGCCTCTTCATCACGCACGACCTCGCGGTCATCGACATCCTGGCCGACCGGATCGCCGTGATGCACAAGGGCCGCCTCGCGGAGGTCGGAACGCGCGACGAGATCCTGCGTCGTCCGCAGGATCCCTACACGCAGCGCCTCATCGCGGCCGTCCCGCTGCCCGACCCGGAGGTCCAGCGCGAGCGTCGCGAACTGCGCGCACAGATCCTGGCGGCCGGAGCCGACGAGTAG
- a CDS encoding CPBP family intramembrane glutamic endopeptidase, with amino-acid sequence MSALPLAEPLPAGVTPRRLRAEILIVLGLSLGASAVYSVVQLLDLLTRPTALGSQQATLNTSLASRELFDLLYQILQNGFDLVPVALVAYLLWRPARPHLSRLGVDFTRTGRDALGGAGLALAIGIPGLGLYFAGRALGISVDVVPTNLAAHWWTVPVLLLSAFRSGVTEEVIVVAYLFARLRDLGWKTWPIILSAALLRGTYHLYQGFGAFIGNAVMGVVFGWLYTRYGRILPLVIAHFLMDAAVFVGYPWASHAFPALFGMH; translated from the coding sequence ATGTCCGCTCTACCGCTCGCCGAACCGCTCCCCGCGGGAGTGACGCCGCGGCGACTCCGGGCGGAGATCCTCATCGTCCTCGGTCTCTCCCTCGGGGCGAGTGCGGTGTATTCCGTGGTCCAGCTCCTCGACCTCCTCACGCGCCCCACCGCCCTCGGCAGTCAGCAGGCGACGCTCAACACCTCCCTGGCCAGCCGCGAGCTGTTCGATCTCCTCTACCAGATCCTCCAGAACGGGTTCGACCTCGTCCCCGTGGCCCTCGTGGCCTACCTCCTCTGGCGGCCCGCCCGCCCTCACCTGTCCCGCCTCGGCGTCGACTTCACCCGCACGGGGCGCGATGCCCTCGGCGGAGCGGGGCTCGCCCTGGCCATCGGGATCCCCGGCCTCGGCCTCTACTTCGCCGGTCGGGCGCTCGGCATCAGCGTCGACGTCGTGCCGACGAACCTCGCGGCGCACTGGTGGACCGTGCCGGTCCTCCTGCTGTCCGCCTTCCGATCGGGCGTCACGGAGGAGGTCATCGTCGTCGCCTACCTCTTCGCCCGACTCCGCGACCTGGGCTGGAAGACGTGGCCGATCATCCTGTCCGCGGCGCTGCTGCGGGGCACCTACCACCTCTACCAGGGTTTCGGCGCGTTCATCGGCAACGCCGTGATGGGCGTCGTCTTCGGCTGGCTCTACACCCGGTACGGCAGGATCCTGCCGCTCGTCATCGCGCACTTCCTCATGGACGCCGCCGTGTTCGTCGGCTACCCGTGGGCGTCGCACGCGTTCCCGGCGCTGTTCGGGATGCACTGA
- a CDS encoding ABC transporter permease yields the protein MVSFIVRRILVSILVLLAASFIMYVLAANSGNPLQDLQGSNSPNRQALIEARIAQQHLDVIPPLRWVLWLGGVAKCVVPVGGGCDLGTTFANQPVTVLLPSAMVSTLQLVTLAFILAIVLGIALGIVTALRVYSGFDYTITLFSFFLFSLPSFLMAVLLKSFVALGYNSFLADPHIPLSTLIVVGVVLGVLVQLAVGGPLRRRLVAFFATGILSALILGLLSAADWFTHPQLGPVFVILFTAAIGFGIVSLLAGIHNRRAILTAAINVLIAIIAYFALQGLFNISSVGTLLTLAIVTVAVGLISGYFVGGYDRGLMMRIGGLTAFLSAGVVLLDRFVQSWDNYVALIGGRPIATVGSQTPSLGGDVWITGIDTYTHLLLPTISLLLISFAGYTRYSRSGMLEVLDQDYVRTARAKGLPERTVIVRHAFRNMLIPIATLIATDIGALLGGAVITETVFAISGMGALFNSGLQRTDVNPIMGYFLVIAITAIAFNFLADLAYAALDPRVRVR from the coding sequence ATGGTCAGTTTCATCGTCAGGCGAATTCTCGTCTCGATCCTCGTTCTCCTCGCGGCGTCGTTCATCATGTACGTCCTCGCCGCGAACTCCGGCAACCCGCTTCAGGACTTGCAAGGAAGCAACTCCCCGAACCGGCAGGCGCTCATCGAAGCGCGCATCGCCCAGCAGCACCTCGACGTGATCCCCCCGCTCCGCTGGGTCCTCTGGCTCGGCGGCGTCGCCAAGTGCGTCGTCCCCGTCGGCGGCGGCTGCGACCTCGGCACGACGTTCGCGAACCAGCCCGTCACGGTGCTCCTGCCGAGCGCCATGGTCTCGACTCTCCAGCTCGTGACCCTCGCCTTCATCCTGGCCATCGTGCTCGGCATCGCGCTCGGCATCGTGACCGCCCTGCGCGTCTACAGCGGCTTCGACTACACGATCACGCTGTTCAGCTTCTTCCTCTTCTCGCTGCCGTCCTTCCTCATGGCCGTGCTGCTCAAGTCGTTCGTGGCCCTCGGGTACAACAGCTTCCTGGCGGATCCCCACATCCCGTTGAGCACGCTGATAGTCGTCGGCGTGGTGCTCGGCGTCCTCGTGCAGCTCGCGGTCGGGGGACCGCTGCGGCGTCGCCTCGTCGCGTTCTTCGCCACGGGCATCCTGAGCGCGCTGATCCTGGGGCTCCTCTCCGCGGCGGATTGGTTCACCCACCCGCAGCTGGGGCCGGTGTTCGTCATCCTCTTCACCGCGGCGATCGGCTTCGGCATCGTGTCGCTGCTGGCCGGCATCCACAATCGCCGGGCCATCCTGACGGCGGCGATCAACGTCCTCATCGCGATCATCGCCTACTTCGCGCTCCAGGGGCTCTTCAACATCTCCTCCGTCGGGACCCTGTTGACCCTCGCCATCGTCACGGTCGCGGTCGGGCTCATCAGCGGCTACTTCGTGGGCGGCTACGACCGCGGCCTGATGATGCGGATCGGCGGCCTCACCGCGTTCCTCAGCGCGGGCGTCGTCCTGCTCGACCGCTTCGTGCAGTCGTGGGACAACTACGTCGCCCTCATCGGCGGCCGACCGATCGCGACCGTCGGATCCCAGACCCCGTCGCTCGGCGGCGACGTCTGGATCACGGGCATCGACACCTACACGCACCTCCTGCTGCCGACCATCAGCCTGCTGCTGATCAGTTTCGCGGGCTACACCCGCTACTCGCGGTCCGGCATGCTCGAGGTCCTCGACCAGGACTACGTGCGCACGGCGCGGGCCAAGGGCCTGCCGGAGCGCACCGTCATCGTCCGCCACGCGTTCCGCAACATGCTCATCCCGATCGCCACGCTCATCGCGACCGACATCGGAGCGCTGCTGGGTGGTGCCGTCATCACCGAGACGGTCTTCGCGATCAGCGGCATGGGCGCGCTCTTCAACAGCGGTCTGCAGCGCACCGACGTGAACCCGATCATGGGCTACTTCCTCGTGATCGCGATCACCGCCATCGCCTTCAACTTCCTGGCCGACCTCGCCTACGCGGCGCTCGACCCCCGGGTGCGCGTCCGATGA
- a CDS encoding peroxiredoxin — protein sequence MSIPAVGDIAPDFSLPGIRIVDGVVERRSFCLSAQHGSPVVLAFYPGDETSVCTAQLCEYQSELAGFETLGATVWGISKQGLDSHERFARKEGLSFPLLADEHGLAVKRYGVGLPGLGLRRSVFVVDASGILRWKHVAVVGARFQSASVLQEALAGVLA from the coding sequence ATGAGCATCCCAGCGGTGGGCGACATCGCCCCGGACTTCAGCCTCCCGGGCATCCGGATCGTCGACGGGGTCGTGGAACGGCGCTCGTTCTGCCTCTCCGCCCAACACGGATCCCCCGTCGTGCTGGCGTTCTACCCCGGCGACGAGACGAGCGTGTGCACGGCGCAGCTGTGCGAGTACCAGTCCGAGCTGGCCGGCTTCGAGACCCTCGGCGCGACCGTCTGGGGCATCAGCAAGCAGGGCCTCGACAGCCACGAGCGATTCGCGCGCAAGGAGGGGCTGTCGTTCCCGCTGCTGGCGGACGAGCACGGCCTCGCCGTGAAGCGGTACGGCGTGGGGCTTCCCGGACTGGGGCTGCGGCGCTCGGTCTTCGTGGTCGACGCGTCGGGCATCCTGCGCTGGAAGCACGTCGCCGTCGTCGGGGCCCGTTTCCAGAGCGCATCGGTGCTGCAGGAGGCTCTGGCCGGCGTGCTGGCCTAG
- a CDS encoding ABC transporter family substrate-binding protein — MKITGKRMRPLVGAIALAAVATFGLAACTTSGSTGTETAKAGGTVTIAQVNEVTSFNSNTPQGNLDTNGEVAYMTQPQFFTLDDKYNIVPNTDLGTYEKLSDNPLKVKYTLKSGQKWSDGTAMTADDLVLGWAIASTYYDSETTNDAGDVTKGTQYFATAGGTTFMTDKPTVGDSNRSITFTYDTPYVDWQLVNPIGFPAHVVAKKAGVSTSDLTKAFMDTAKGDAANPAAPNETLVKASKFVNTGYDATSLPTDKSLLVSGGPLQVTSWTPKQSMTFAPNPEYQGSHKVKIGKLVMRFIGDANAQVTALQNNEVDAIQPQASADTVKSLKALTGTTLEQGDQVAYDHLDLNFGANVFKDENTRKAFLLTIPRQQILDAIVTPINSNAKVLDSQVFLPGQDGYTDSIAGNGSSTYSKVDIAGAKALLKGATPTVKILYNTQNPNRVDTFQAIQASAAKAGFKVVDGGSPDWSSLLSGGNYDASIFGWINPGAGNAALPQLFQTGNPGNYNKFADPTTSALAVKTQTTLDADTLKTQKIDIDKQVFADAYGLPLFQLPGLFASNSTVKGIKYFGGQTGIVWNIWDWTK, encoded by the coding sequence GTGAAAATCACTGGTAAGCGGATGCGTCCGCTCGTCGGCGCCATTGCCCTCGCGGCAGTCGCGACGTTCGGTCTCGCAGCGTGCACGACGTCAGGCAGCACCGGAACGGAGACCGCCAAGGCGGGCGGCACCGTCACGATTGCTCAGGTGAACGAGGTCACCTCGTTCAACAGCAACACGCCCCAGGGCAACCTGGACACGAACGGCGAGGTCGCGTACATGACGCAGCCTCAGTTCTTCACCCTCGACGACAAGTACAACATCGTCCCCAACACCGATCTCGGTACCTACGAGAAGCTCAGCGACAACCCGCTGAAGGTGAAGTACACCCTCAAGTCGGGTCAGAAGTGGTCCGACGGCACGGCGATGACGGCCGACGACCTCGTCCTCGGCTGGGCGATCGCCTCGACGTACTACGACTCCGAGACGACCAACGACGCGGGCGACGTCACCAAGGGCACGCAGTACTTCGCGACCGCCGGTGGCACGACCTTCATGACGGACAAGCCCACGGTCGGCGACAGTAACCGCAGCATCACCTTCACGTACGACACCCCCTACGTCGACTGGCAGCTCGTCAACCCGATCGGCTTCCCGGCGCACGTCGTCGCGAAGAAGGCCGGCGTCTCGACCTCCGACCTGACGAAGGCGTTCATGGACACCGCGAAGGGCGACGCCGCCAACCCGGCCGCTCCGAACGAGACCCTCGTGAAGGCCTCCAAGTTCGTCAACACGGGCTACGACGCCACGTCGCTCCCCACCGACAAGAGCCTCCTCGTCTCCGGCGGCCCGCTCCAGGTCACGTCCTGGACCCCGAAGCAGTCGATGACCTTCGCGCCGAACCCGGAGTACCAGGGCTCGCACAAGGTGAAGATCGGCAAGCTCGTCATGCGCTTCATCGGTGACGCCAACGCCCAGGTCACGGCCCTCCAGAACAACGAGGTCGACGCGATCCAGCCGCAGGCCTCCGCCGACACGGTGAAGTCGCTCAAGGCCCTCACCGGCACGACCCTCGAGCAGGGCGACCAGGTCGCCTACGACCACCTCGACCTCAACTTCGGGGCGAACGTGTTCAAGGACGAGAACACCCGCAAGGCGTTCCTGCTGACCATCCCGCGCCAGCAGATCCTCGACGCGATCGTCACCCCGATCAACTCGAACGCCAAGGTCCTCGACTCGCAGGTCTTCCTGCCCGGCCAGGACGGCTACACGGACTCGATCGCCGGCAACGGTTCGAGCACCTACAGCAAGGTCGACATCGCCGGGGCCAAGGCTCTCCTGAAGGGCGCGACCCCGACGGTCAAGATCCTCTACAACACCCAGAACCCGAACCGCGTCGACACCTTCCAGGCCATCCAGGCCTCGGCGGCGAAGGCCGGCTTCAAGGTCGTCGACGGCGGCTCGCCCGACTGGAGCTCGCTCCTGTCCGGTGGCAACTACGACGCCTCGATCTTCGGGTGGATCAACCCGGGTGCCGGTAACGCCGCGCTCCCGCAGCTGTTCCAGACGGGCAACCCCGGCAACTACAACAAGTTCGCCGACCCGACGACGAGCGCCCTCGCGGTGAAGACGCAGACGACCCTCGACGCCGACACCCTGAAGACGCAGAAGATCGACATCGACAAGCAGGTCTTCGCGGACGCATACGGTCTGCCCCTGTTCCAGCTGCCCGGCCTCTTCGCCAGCAACAGCACGGTCAAGGGGATCAAGTACTTCGGTGGACAGACGGGAATCGTCTGGAACATCTGGGACTGGACCAAGTAA